The genomic DNA CACTACGTTCACTCACGGGTTCTATCAATAAAACTCGAACATGCCTCATTTTCACTAACCAGCTTCGTGAAAAAATTGGCGTTATGTATGGCAACCCTGAGGTCACTCCCGGCGGTAAAGCACTTAAATTCTACGCTTCTATTCGCATGGAAATCCGTCGTGCAGCAGCTATTCAAAACCCTGCAGGCGATGTATTAGGTAACCGCGTAAAAGTAAAAATTGTTAAAAACAAAATCGCTCCTCCCTTCAGAAAAGCGGAATTCGACATCATGTATAACGAGGGCATTAGCCGTGCAGGATCTATCCTTGATGTAGCAGTTGAGCTCGACATCATCAACAAAAAAGGTTCATGGTTCTCATTCGAAGGTCGCCAACTTGGCCAAGGTCGTGAGCAAGCTAAGGACGCTATCAAAGCTGACGAAGCCCTCGAAAGCACTGTCCTTGATCGCGTTAAAACCATCCTCAAAAATGATGGTGCACCTGAAGAAGAAGTCTCGATCGAAGACTAAACTCCACACACTTCTACAAAAAGCACAGCCTAAAAAGCTGTGCTTTTTTATTGCAATCAACGCACAATTTAGTACTGAGCTAATTTATGAGATCTGCTAGAAAGTTTGATGAATAGACTTATCTTCTTCGAGATTATGATGTTCAATAAATTTTTTAGGATAAAACATGCTTAAAATAGCTCTCCCAAACAAGGGTGCACTCTCGGAAGGCGCCATTGCTTTAGTAAAAAATGCTGGCTATAAAATTCGCCGTAGTGCCAAAGCCCTCGTCTGCACAGACAACACCAACAATGTAGAATTTTATTTCCTCAGACCAAAAGATATCACTGCCTATGTTTCTAGTGGTGTTTTCACTTTTGGGATTACAGGAAGAGACATCGTGCAAGATACAAACTTCGATAACATCGACGAATGTTTAGCACTCGGCTTTGGCAAATCAAAAATGCGCTACATCATCCCAGGACAGGACGAATTCCCTGGACTTGAAATGTTTGAAGGGAAAAAGATTGCTTGCTCTTACCCCATTTTGGTGAAAAAACACTTACAAGCCAACAACATCAATGCAGACATCGTTAAACTTGACGGCGCCGTAGAGATCTCTATTCAACTTGGCATTGCTGATGCGGCTGCTGACGTTGTGGAAACTGGCACAACCATCAAACAAGCTGGACTCAAAACAGTCGGTGATGTCATCCTACAATCTGAAGCAACACTTATTTCAGCTGACAAAAATTTAGACGCCAATGAAGATGCCAAAGCTTTCATCAAACGTCTTAGCGGAATCATCGTGGCTCGCAAATACGTCATGCTCGAATACGACATCCCTACCGAGAAGGTTGAAGCGGCGTGCGAAATTGTTCCAGGCTTAGAATCACCAACAATCTCAGCGCTCCACGACCCCAACTGGAAGGGTGTCAAAGCTATGATCCCAAGTGGTGACATCAACTCTAGCATGGATAAACTTGAAGCACTTGGCGCTAAAGGCATCATTGCGACTGACATCAGAACCTGTCGCCTATAAATGTCAAAAGCTTCGGCACAAAACGTTAAGTTAACCCCAATGATGCGTCAATATCTTGACGCAAAAGAAGGCTTGACTGATGACACCATATTACTCTTTCGCTTAGGTGACTTCTATGAGATTTTCTTTGAAGATGCTGAGCGTGGCGCAGAAATCATGGGTATCACACTTACCCGCAGGAACTCCATCCCAATGGCTGGGGTTCCCTACCATGCTCTAGACAACTATTTACCTAGAATTTTAGAACATGGACTTAAAGTTGCGATTGCCGAACAAATGGAAGACCCCGCAACAACTAAAGGTATTGTCCGCCGTGCCGTCACACGTGTTATTACGCCCGGAACTATAACCGAAGATAATGTTTTACGTTCTTCAAAAGCCAACTTTCTTGCCTCTCTTCACATAGGAAAAAAGAAAACTGGCTTAGCCTTCTTAGACCTTTCTACAGGAAATTTCCGTATACTTGAGCACAGTGATCCACACAACCTTGAAGCCGAACTTCATCGTGCCAATCCTTCAGAACTCATCATTGCCGATGAAATTGAAATTGATTCACTTCCTTTTTCTCTTCCCGACTCTACGAGCATCAGCCCAATCCCCTCATGGCAGTTTGATTCAGATCTAACTGAACAAGTGCTACTCAAACACTTTTCAGTCACAACATTAGAGGGCTTTGGTTGCCGCAACCAAAATGACGCCATCACTGCTGCAGGCGCTCTTCTCGACTATGTCTTAACTAACCTCAAGAGATCCGCAGATCATATCACCAGTTTAGGACTCATACAAAATACTGATTGTATGATTGTTGACCGAGTCTCTCAACGCACCCTCGAATTAGTCGAACCCATTTTTAGAGATTCTAAGA from Lentisphaera araneosa HTCC2155 includes the following:
- the hisG gene encoding ATP phosphoribosyltransferase; this translates as MLKIALPNKGALSEGAIALVKNAGYKIRRSAKALVCTDNTNNVEFYFLRPKDITAYVSSGVFTFGITGRDIVQDTNFDNIDECLALGFGKSKMRYIIPGQDEFPGLEMFEGKKIACSYPILVKKHLQANNINADIVKLDGAVEISIQLGIADAAADVVETGTTIKQAGLKTVGDVILQSEATLISADKNLDANEDAKAFIKRLSGIIVARKYVMLEYDIPTEKVEAACEIVPGLESPTISALHDPNWKGVKAMIPSGDINSSMDKLEALGAKGIIATDIRTCRL